The DNA region CGCCCCGCGCCCTGTAACCCCCGCGTCCTGTCACAGTGCGTCTGTCCCGCAGGCCCAACGACTCGCGCATGCTGGTGGCGCTGGGGGAGTGCTACGAGAAGCTGGCGCAGCACGTGGAGGCCAAGAAGGTACTGGGCCGTGTGTTCGACCAGGCGGTGGCGCTGTTCTGGGGTTTAAGGGCAGGAGCGCCGCTCTCTCCAGAGTCAGTGGGACAGCCCTGGGGAGGTCTGTGAGGTCTGTGTCCCAGTGGCATGATGGGGTGTGCAGGTTTCAGTCTGTGTTTACAGGCAGGAGCGCCTCTCGCTCCAGAGTCAGTGGGACAGCCCTGGGGAGGCCTGTGAGGTCTGTGTCCCAGTGGCATGATGGGGTGTGCAGGTTTCAGTCTGTGTTTACAGGCAGGAGCGCCTCTCGCTCCAGAGTCAGTGGGACAGCCCTGGGGAGGCCTGTGAGGTCTGTGTCCCAGTGGCATGATGGGGTGTACAGGTTTCAGACTGTTTACAGGCAGGAGCGCTGCTCTCTCCAGAGTCAGTGGGACAGCCCTGGGGAGGCCTGTGAGGTCTGTGTCCCAGTGGCATGATGGGGTGTGCAGGTTTCAGACTGTGTTTACAGGCAGGAGCGCCTCTCGCTCCAGAGTCAGTGGGACAGCCCTGAGGAGGTCTGTGTCCCAGTGGCATGATGGGGTGTGCAGGTTTCAGACTGTGTTTACAGGCAGGAGCGCTCTCTCCAGAGTCAGTGGGACAGCCCTGGGGAGGTCTGTGAGGTCCGTGTCCCAGTGGCATGATGGGGTGTGCAGGTTTCAGACTGTTTACAGGCAGGAGCGCCTCTCGCTCCAGAGTCAGTGGGACAGCCCTGGGGAGGTCCGTGTCCCAGTGGCACGATGGGGTGTCCAGGTTTCAGACTGTGGCTGCAGTCTGGAGCTCATTGCTAGCGGTGGTGGTGACGTgtttctgtgctctgtgtgccaGTGTTACTGGAGGGCGCATTCGGTGGGAGATGTGGAGAGGATGGCCCTGCTCAAGCTGGCTAAGTGAGTACCTGTCCGTCACGCCCGTCTCCGCCCGTGTCTCCTTGTCGTAGTCTTCGCCTGCACCCTTGTCTCTCTGTCTTCCTGAGCTTTCATTCTGCgtggtacagtacatgaggGGTGTGTCTACTGCACATGTGTGTCAGAGACAAGGGGTTTGTTCCACTGAGCACAGTGTTGCAGTACAGTGTACACTACAGCTGTAGTACAgtgcggtgtggtgtgtgcttGGTAcaatgtgcagtgtgtgtggtaCGATGTGCAGTTCAGTGTGTGCGTGTGGTACGATGTGCAGTGTGCGCTACATTGTGGCTTTTTTCAGGCTTCATGAGCAGCTGAACGAGTCTGACCAGGCAGCTCAGTGCTACGTCATTTACATCCAGGATATCTTCTCCTGTGGGGTGAGTCTGCGCTGCCTATTTCCTGCACAACTGCACATGCTGCATGGTAGGGCATTTGTGCACAGCTGTACAACTGCGCAACCCTACTGAACTAATACACGCCTACTGTACAGTGTAAGCACACAAAGCAATGCACATGTTCATTAGATGATCAGATCACAATTGCTGTGAGGACAATGTCCTAACGTGTCACTCCGTATCTCCACTCCGTAGGAGCAGCTGGAGCATGTGGAGCTGAGCACGGCGTTCAGGTATCTGGGCCAGTACTACTTCAAGAACAAGCGCTACGACGAGGCCTCTCTCTGTGCCCAGCGCTGTTGCGACTACAATGACGTGAGTCAGCCTGCGACCCGTGTCCTTCCCAGCATTCCTCAAGAGTCGCGCGCAGTGTCCAGTCCATGGGGACTGTGTCAGCAGAATGGACTTAATGGGCATCATCCATGTCCATATTGTAATGACCTGCATCTTCCTAGTCTGAAATCTCACATTGCAGCCAGTGTGTCATGATGCCGTGTGATAAATATTCACACTGCGGCCGGTGTGTGGCGGTGCTGTGTGCTAAATATTTTATACCGCGGCCAGTGTGTCGTGGTGCAGTGTGGTAAATATTGCCTGTTTTGGCAGTAGCTGTGATATTTAAGTAGTTGTTGGCTTCTGGCTGGCTGCTGCTCAGATTAAACTAACGCCCCTTGTCATGTGAGTGCGTGTAATTAACAGCCGTGATGTCGTCTTCCCCAGGCCCGGGAGGATGGGAAGGCACTCCTGCGCCAGATCTctcaggtcagaggtcagggcgAGGCCGCGTCCTCTGACCTCCCTCTGCCATTTGTCTTCGGGCCGCTGTCCAACAACAACACCCCTGTTCGAAGAGTGTCTCCCCTTAACCTATCCTCCGTCACCCCCTGATGGCACGCCGGTATCCTCCGCCTCTCCCCCACTCCCCCCCCCAGCGGTGCCCCCTGGGGTGCCTGTGATGAGCCAGGCTGTGCCCTTGGTGTGCTTAGGCCCCCTCTTTCCTCCTCATGTGTTTTCTGCTGTTGTGCTGGTCCTCTGTGGGGGCAGCAGCCAGGCCTACCTGAACAGCCCCCCGTCCTCCCAATAAAGCCCCTCTGGACAGCTGTGGCGCTGGGGGCCGGCGCTTTCACTGGCTTCTCCCAGCTTTTACCAAGAAGAGTGCAGCCACTCACAACTGCAACAGCCTGGTGTGCTTCTGTCCCTGAACTCCTGATCCTCTGAGGCACTCCTTCCTTCAGGCCAGGATCAGAACACAGCCCAGATCTCCCACCTGCGGCCAGGACTCAAACAGCCCAGATCTTCCGACTGCTGCCAGACCTAGAACACAGCCCAGATCTCCAGACTGCTGCCGGGCCTAGAACACAGCCCAGATCTCCCACCTGCGGCCAGGACTCAAACAGCCCAGATCTTCCGGCTGCTGCCGGGCCTAGAACACAGCCCAGATCTCCAGACTGCGGTTGGGCCTCGAACACAGCCCAGATTTTCGACTGCGGCCTGGATCAGAACACAGACTCGGAGTGGGGCGGATCTATTTAGGACTTGTAACCTGGGGCTGGAGCCCCTCTGTGCCCATCGACTGCCTACTCTTATTGGTGTAGTGAGGGCTGAATGTTCTGTAATTAAACAACCACCGGGCTCCAGCTCACTTCTGTAATTAAGGAGTAGCTGGAGAAAAGACTTGTAATGGGCAGGAGTCCGGGGGCCAAGCTTGACTGCTCCCAATTTAGTCTGTCCTTGTTCTCACACAGCAGTGCCAATTAACCAGGTAAAGTCATGGGGTCTTCCCATAATCACAGTTCAGTTGtggacattaaaaaatatatattaagtggttttctgaatttcaggatgtctgttttttttttcttctaatattAACTTTACACCCAAGAGGCACTGGTTGGGGAAACGGGAGATCATGACAGAGATAAAAAAGCACCAGCGCTTACTGAGCTGATGTTCAGTGCAGGCTCTGAGATACCAACCCCTGGTGCGGGGTGAGCACCAGTCCCAGCTGCCAGGAGAATCGGCATGGCTGGGGTGCTGCTGCTCTCCCCGTGCACGAGAATGTGAGTATAAGACACACCCTCCTGCTCACAGGGTGAACGGGGTGTCACACTGAGTAACAAAGGCACAACATCAGGGTGAGGGTTTGCACTCTCATTGTTTTATTGGCAGTTAGAATATTGCACAACGCCGTGAACATGCATAGGAGAACAGACCACAGCTGGTGCTGCCTCACCCAGCAGGCGAACCAGACACTGGTGTAGAcacgtcacacacacacacacgtatacAGAACAGCACAATACTGGTGCAAAGCATTCACAGACACTGCAGCAACACCAGCCCTCCACCTCCTTAACTCGGGTATGCTAGGCTGCACCAGAACTCTGGACCCACAGAGAAAACAACCTTTAACTCGGGTATCATTCAAGCTGGTCCGCATTAATATCTTGCCTTCGGTTTGGACACTGATCAATGGTGTCAGATCTCACCCATGTGGAGACCACCATGCTGGGATACACAGGGCCCAGGTTCACAGACGCAAGCACTAGCTGGTCACCCTGGTGATGTGCTGGGGTCAGCCGGATCTGTCCATTAGTGTTCAGAATCTGCCCAGTCCCCTTCTCGACAGCAAACCCACATGACTCCCCACCATCCCACAGCTGGAGGGACAAGCATGCCTGCAGAGGGccacagtattaaaaaaaaatacataaaaaacaccAATAAAAAGAGGAGCAGGTACATAAAAACTCCCATAAAAATAAAGCTACAAATGTGATATGAAAGTGTATAAAAGATACTGTCTTACTAAATTGCaaaggctgtgctctgtgtAACGAGACCTGCCCACAGAGCTGAATTGTCCAGTCCCTAGCTTGCACACCCCACTGCAGTGCTGTGGTGTTGGAGACTGCTCATTTCTGTGCCAGGTTGTATGCTGGCACAGTGCACTCTGGCACAGCTCTGGAGAAGAATCCTGGCTGGTTTCCTCTCCAAATACAAGCAGGGATCTTCGGGGGTCCCTGGCCGAAGACGCTCGGTGATCACCAGGCACCTGCGTCTGGGTTAATTAAGCACAGCGAGAGCTGCCTGGCGAGGAAGGGAAGCCAGAGGAGCCGAAACACAAGCCCCTGCATGCAGGAGGGAACCTGTGGGGCCGGCAGGCACTCGGGCCTCATGGGAGCAGAGAGGTTTGGACTGGCGGGACTGGTAGAAGAAGGGATCAGAACCAGAACTGGGAGGCGGCCAGCCCGGGCCGTCACAGCTTAAAACGGTACTTGCTGGGGGTGGCCAGGGTGGGCGTCTGCTGGCGCGAGCGCAGGATGCAGCTGTAGGGCGTGCTGGGGGTTTGGGGTGTGGGGGTGTTGCGCTTGTGGAACAGGCCGTGCAGCAGGGGCCGCTTCTGGGGGCGCACGTTCTCCAGGTCTGCCACCCCACACCCCCTCCTCTTGCAGGAGCTCGCAGTACCGGAGGCAGCCAGAGGGGGGTAGTGTCCACTGCGCTGGAGCTCTGCCAGGCTCTCGGCTTTCCTCTTGAGGTCCATCTTGACCAGGAGCATGTTGTTCTGCAGGTCCGCCAGCGTCTGATCCTGCAAAGAGAGATGGGGGACAGCAGGTCAGTATGGCACCCAGTACAACACAGTAGAACAGTGTATAGTGGAGAAACACACTCCAGTACAGGACAGTGTCTAGtccagtgtgagagagagagacactccaGTACAGGACAGTAGGACAGTGTCTAGtccagtgtgagagagagagacactccaGTATGGGACAGTAGGACAGTGTCTAGtccagtgtgagagagagagagagagagagagagagagagagagagagagagagagagagagagagagagagagagagacactccaGTATGGGACAGTAGGACAGTGTCTAGtcctgtgtgagagagagagagagagagagagagagacactccaGTATGGGACAGTAGGACAGTGTCTAGTCCAGCCAGGTCAGGGACAGTACCTGTTTGGCCAAGATGCTGTCGCAGGCCTCCAGTGCGAGTCTCAGCTTCTCTCCAGCCGTGTTGTGGCAGCAGGCTCTCTCTGCGGACTGCAGTCCTGTCCCCAGCGTGGACAGCTCCTGGCGCAGCAGCCGGACATTCTGCAAGCACAGCACAGCCCACACCTCTCACACAGCTGCCGGACACTGCggtcagcacagcacagcccacACCTGTCACACCACTGCCGGACACTGCGGTCAGTACAGCACAGTCCACACCTGTCACACCACTGCCGGACACTGCGGTCAGCACACCACTGCCGGACACTGCGGTCAGTACAGCACAGTCCACACCTGTCACACCACTGCCGGACACTGCGGTCAGTACAGCACAGCCCACAACTCTCACACCGCTGCCGGACACTGCGGTCAGCACGGCACAGCCCACACCTGTCACACCGCTGCGGTCAGCACTGCACAGTCCACACCGCTGCCGGACACTGCGGTCAGCACAGCCCAGCCCACACCTGTCACACCGCTGCCGGACACTGCGGTCAGCACAGCCCAGCCCACACCTGTCACACCGCTGCCGGACACTGCGGTCAGCACAGCCCAGCCCACACCTGTCACACCGCTGTGGTCAGCACAGCCCAGCCCACACCTGTCACACCGCTGCCGGACACTGCAGTCAGCACCACACAGCCCACACCCATCACTCACCCATCACTCACCCTCTggctctcctccagcttcctgtcCACCCTGGAGGTCAGCGTGGTCTCGGTGGGGGCCAGCCGGACCAGGTCGTGGTACTGCTGCAGCTCTGGGGAGAGAGGGCACACCCGTGGGTCAGTCACCCCGGCGGCCAGGCCGCGGCTCCGAGCCCCCCCGCCGGCTCCCCCCCTCACCCTTCGTCTTCTGCTCCAGCTCGGCCCGGCTCTGCTCCAGCTCGGCCTGCAGGCGGCGCTGCTCCGGCCCCTGGGAGGCCAGGCGCCGGGAGCGCCGCAGCGCCAGGGGGGGCGGGCTGGGGGCCGGGGGCTCCTTCCTCTCCGCCTCCTGCAGGGCTGCGGAGATCTCCTCGATCTGCTCGTCCCgctcctgagagagagagagagggggtctCAGCTGTGCTCCGCTTTCTTCACCGGTCGTCATTCTTTAGACTCCACTGCACCCCCAATCCGGAGAGGGGCCCCCACCGCACCCCCCAATCCGGAGAGCACCAGGTCTCCCACCACACCCCCAGGCTGGAACCCGGGCTCGGAGAGCTCACCTGGATCTCCCGGCTGTAGTATCTCGTCAGGGACTCCTGCAGGTTCTGGATCTTGTCCTCGTACTGCTCCTCCAGCAGCTCGCGCTCGCTCTGCAGCGTCTCGCTGTGCGGACAGGGGAGCGTCAGAGTCTCCcccactctccctctctccctgtacccaaagtcctcctctctcctccctctctctctccctgtacccaaagtcctcctctctcctccctctctctctccctgtacccaaagtcctcctctctcctccctctctctctccctctacccgaagtcctcctctctccctctaccTGAAGTCCTCCTCTCTCcgccccccctctcccccctccctcaaatcctccctctctccctgtacccaaagtcctcctctctctctccctgtacccaaagtcctcctctctctctccctctctccctgtacccaaagtcctcctctctcctccctctccctctacCTGAAGtcctcctctccccccctccctcaaatcctccctctctccctctacctgaagttctgctctctcctccctctctctctccctgtaccCGAAGTCCTCCCCTCTCCCGGTACCTGAAGTCCTCCTCCCTGCGGTTCAGGAGCTCCATCATCTCGGACACCACCTGCTCCCGGATGTTGGCCTCCAGCGcagccctctctctcctctcgcccagCAGCGTCTGCTTCAGCACCTCCACCGCGCGCAGCAGCGCCTGCAGCCCAGGGACAGAGCGTCAGGGAGGGCCTGCGGATACGCGCCAGCACAGGCGAGGCGGACACTGACCTTCGTGTCGAACATAGcgatctcctcctcctcctcctcctcctcctcgctctcCTCTTCCGTcgccccgccctcctcctcgCACTTGCTCTCATTGATCTTCATCCCGTGCTCCCTCAGCAGCGACTGGATGTAGGCCACTCTGGTCCTGGTGGGGGGGGCGTGGACAAGCTGGAGGAGAGAAACAAGGTATGTCACACCGCCCCCTGCTGGGCGAGTGGGGAACTACACCGGACCAAAATGAAAAGTCTGACCACGTCTCGGTTTAGCGGTGCATTGTGGGAAAGAAGGGAGGATGGGAAGGAGCTCATACAAGACGGAAGATGGACGGCCAGACACAAGAGGGACAGACGAGGGAGAGGGGCTTGAGAGAGGCAGAGGGCGAGCCCCACCTGCGTCGCGATGGCGGAGAACTTCAGCGCCTGCAGCGTCTCGTCGTAGGTGGAGGTGCAGGGGTTGATGTTGACGATCATGCAGGAGCGCCCGCGGCCGCAGAAGAAGGACTGGAAGACGCGGGTCAGCTTGCTGTCCCGGAACGGGACCACCTTCGGAGGCTTTGACCTGCAGCAGGCAGAGGCACAGGAGAGAGTCAGCCATCAGCCACacggggagagacagagagacagaaagagCACACAGGGGCACAGGAGAGAGACAACTGAGCTCAACAAAGAGCCCTGTGAGCCAGCTGGTTCTGAAGCTCACTGGCCCgagccacaccgacaccagccagcctcaggacagcactgctagagcaccacaactcaaccacatcacagcacaggtCAACCAGCAatctctcacacactgggacggacacacacacgcaaactggaatgctacagaaccctaaatagacaatacacactagccgaatgtCTAACCAAGATAAATAacagcaaacagaaacagaaccctcaggctcagtgaccacagcctggctatagaaactggacacaggcagacctgactgtccagagaggacaggctcagtgaccacagcctggccatagaaactggacacagacagacctgactgtccagagaggacagtagatttttttatgccaattgtatttgttttgctttggcaacactgattgtgctcatcagtcatgccaataaagcaccttgGATTGAACTGAatagagaggaggaggagggacaggagagaggggtacCTGTGGGCCTGGTTGTGCCGCAGGGCGGCGATGCAGCGCCCCAGCGTGTGCAGGGAGGTGTTGATGTTGTTGGCCTCCTTCATCCTCTCCCCACAGCGCTGCTCCTTACAGCGCTCCGACCCCGCCAGGTCACACAGGGACAGCCTGGGGACAGAGCGGGACAGGTCAGGGTGGGGTGGGAGTGTGGGACAGATCAGGGCAGGACAGGTCAGGTCAGGGCAGCAGTGTGGGACAGGGCAGGGCGTGACAGGGCGGGCTGGCAGAGTGCGGCGACACCGGCCGCGATCGCAAGAGAGGAGCGACACTCACTCGCTGATCCGCGCTCCCTGTCCGTCCGGGGCGTCCGGGTTGATGTGCAGGATCCGGATAGAGAAGATGCTGTGActgcagagggacagacagtcAGTGAGAGAGGCCAGGTGCTGCGCAGTCTAAAACTCCCCCCCGCCGAACACTGGACTAGATCGGGCCGGCTCCCCTACTCCCCTCCCCCACACCGGACCAGACCGGGCCGAGCTGAGCCCACTCCCCCCGGACTGGACCGGACCGAGCAGCCTCtttctccccctcccccacGAGACCGGGCCGGGCCCCAGTACCTGCGGCTGGAGGCCTGGTTCAGGTGGGTGCTGGCGAAGCTCTGGTTCCTGCGGCCGACCTGCAGCACGCGCCACGCCTCCTCCGCGCTGCGCACGTTCACCCAGGTCAGGTCTGAGACACACGGACAGAGAGCCAATCAGAGCGCCGGCACGGTGACCATCCACCAATCAGGAGCAGCCTCCCATCTGCCACGCTGGCACCACATACAgtcaacacagacacacagcctggCCACTCTGGGCATCGAAAAACACAAAGACCTCAAAAGGCagcaggccattcagcccatctagcagTTTATCGACAAATCGTAGCTTCATTTCAGCCAGGCTCTTCCTGGAACTCAGTGGTTAGGCCTCAACAGCTGTTCCAGACACCCGCAGCTCTCTGGGTACAGAGGCTCTTCCTCCTCTCCGTCCTAAACAGACTCCCTCTACTTTTCCAGCAGTGGCTCTTCAGCAGAGCCCCGATCCCTTGCCCTCCACCTTCTGCGCTCCTCTCGCAAGCTGCCTCTTTACGAAACGCCACCTCTTCCTTCGCCCTGCCCCCCCAAACTGTACATCCACCCTCACCCCCGGAACTGCGGCACCCTCAGACTGACGCAGGGAGGGCCTTTCCTGCCCCCACCAGGACCAGCTTGctgcctgcccccccccccccccccagatccCAGCTGTCAGTGCTGCTCAGCGCCCCCGCACCCTTGACGTAGGGGTTCCCGTGGCGGTCGTCGCACAGCCTCAGGGTGGCCCTCTTGCGGAGCTGGCCGGGCGGCGTGTTGAGCAGGTCGTACAGGAACTCGTTGTAGATCTCGAAGAAGGAGACCCAGATGGAGTAGCGCACGCCCTCGGCACCGGCGCTGCTGTCCAGGGACAGGCCGTCGAAGTCCAGACAGACGCTGTCCGGCTCTGGAGAGAGGACAGAGTCAGTAAGTGCGGAAAGGGCCATCTGACATGAGGAGCTGCAGCCTGCAGAATTAAGGGTGGTGCTGTTTCCCTAGTGGGCTAGAAGACACTGAGAAGGTGGGTATCGGTCTGCTCTGGTCAGTGCTGGGAAGGT from Lepisosteus oculatus isolate fLepOcu1 chromosome 11, fLepOcu1.hap2, whole genome shotgun sequence includes:
- the kif20a gene encoding kinesin-like protein KIF20A; the protein is MATYGASPRGLLSDEEEAAVFESTAAETGGGQRGGHRLAELSVISPGADAPTPLSAEAGVEKVKVFLRIRPLTEAEQERGEDQCCVSVEGEDTLLLRAPQDSAAMRNTERGVGQAVHRFTFTQICRPDTSQKEFFERTMRETVRDVLRGESWLVYTYGVTNSGKTYTVQGVGSDGGLLPRSLATVFGSLQGRLYPSLDLKPVLCQQVRWLDSAEVRIEELRRAALLQEDECQTPQRSRVRGVTSYDSGIASLSANSCSATRLDEPDSVCLDFDGLSLDSSAGAEGVRYSIWVSFFEIYNEFLYDLLNTPPGQLRKRATLRLCDDRHGNPYVKDLTWVNVRSAEEAWRVLQVGRRNQSFASTHLNQASSRSHSIFSIRILHINPDAPDGQGARISELSLCDLAGSERCKEQRCGERMKEANNINTSLHTLGRCIAALRHNQAHRSKPPKVVPFRDSKLTRVFQSFFCGRGRSCMIVNINPCTSTYDETLQALKFSAIATQLVHAPPTRTRVAYIQSLLREHGMKINESKCEEEGGATEEESEEEEEEEEEIAMFDTKALLRAVEVLKQTLLGERRERAALEANIREQVVSEMMELLNRREEDFSETLQSERELLEEQYEDKIQNLQESLTRYYSREIQERDEQIEEISAALQEAERKEPPAPSPPPLALRRSRRLASQGPEQRRLQAELEQSRAELEQKTKELQQYHDLVRLAPTETTLTSRVDRKLEESQRNVRLLRQELSTLGTGLQSAERACCHNTAGEKLRLALEACDSILAKQDQTLADLQNNMLLVKMDLKRKAESLAELQRSGHYPPLAASGTASSCKRRGCGVADLENVRPQKRPLLHGLFHKRNTPTPQTPSTPYSCILRSRQQTPTLATPSKYRFKL